One Branchiostoma floridae strain S238N-H82 chromosome 1, Bfl_VNyyK, whole genome shotgun sequence genomic region harbors:
- the LOC118412426 gene encoding homeobox protein PKNOX2-like: MVATMATSRPDVSLLNNEAATFPVTTVGTLGTDRKITFGDQQQAPITPQTAPPSTAVEPKQTAGDTQVNLDGDKRAVYRHPLFPLLALLFEKCEQATQTTECPSSASFDVDIEAFVRHQEADRKPFFSDDPELDSLMVKAIQVLRIHLLELEKVNELCKDFCNRYITCLKGKMQSENLLRTDLASFPGTQQPQVQPQAQIPTQQDGQMTVQPQVLVTAVTNGSTLNTGMVLQTGMAQGGQTVSLAAVNQGAMVVADGTLYQPVTMVASPAVVAHGVQQSLPATVQLQPVAQAVQQQPQVIATSTAHIISGSTPLSQIGVQAQQGVPQQLACPPTPTATNPVPSAHSPQDSPSSEDDLKRRNGKRGILPKQATDVMRSWLFQHIVHPYPTEDEKRAIANQTNLTLLQVNNWFINARRRILQPMLDATNPDLLPKAKKAKPQHRPTQRFWPDSLITSIPQQQDQQLSTGEQAPGDLLDAVSTESEQVDSLQNNHSVTSSTVTEQSNVLSQMLIGHGSSSPSLQDMASNGEETLLERESGSDGLPSGGLSSLDVDNATAPDLSN, encoded by the exons ATGGTTGCAACCATGGCAACTTCTCGGCCTGACGTTAGTCTGCTGAACAATGAGGCAGCTACCTTTCCTGTCACCACTGTGGGCACATTGGGTACAGATAGGAAGATAACATTTGGAGACCAACAACAAGCACCCATCACACCACAAACAGCGCCACCTTCCACAGCAGTAGAGCCCAAACAAACTGCAGGTGATACTCAAGTCAATTTGGATGGAGACAAGCGTGCAGTATACAG GCATCCTCTCTTCCCCTTGCTGGCCTTACTGTTTGAGAAATGTGAGCAGGCCACCCAGACAACAGAGTGCCCATCGTCTGCAAGTTTTGATGTGGATATTGAGGCTTTTGTTCGACACCAAGAAGCAGACAGGAAGCCATTCTTCAGTGATGACCCAGAGTTGGACAGTCTG ATGGTGAAGGCCATCCAGGTGCTGAGAATCCACCTGTTAGAGCTGGAGAAGGTGAACGAGCTATGTAAGGACTTCTGTAACCGCTACATCACCTGTCTGAAGGGGAAGATGCAGAGTGAGAACCTATTGAGGACAGACCTGGCATCCTTTCCAGGCACACAACAGCCGCAGGTGCAGCCGCAAGCACAAATACCTACACAACAG GATGGCCAGATGACAGTGCAGCCACAGGTCTTGGTCACAGCAGTGACAAACGGCTCCACCTTGAATACTGGGATGGTACTGCAGACCGGCATGGCACAGGGTGGACAGACTGTCAGCCTGGCTGCTGTCAACCAAGGTGCCATGGTTGTGGCAG aTGGCACGCTGTACCAGCCTGTGACTATGGTGGCATCCCCCGCTGTTGTTGCACATGGTGTACAACAGTCCTTACCAGCAACTGTACAGCTGCAGCCTGTAGCCCAGGCTGTTCAACAACAGCCACAGGTGATAGCCACCAGCACGGCACACATCATCTCTGGCAGCACCCCGCTGTCACAG ATTGGTGTGCAAGCTCAACAAGGTGTACCACAGCAGCTGGCCTGTCCCCCCACACCCACTGCCACCAATCCTGTGCCATCAGCACACAGTCCCCAGGACTCCCCTAGTTCAGAAGACGACTTAAAAAGGCGAAATGGGAAGCGGGGCATTCTCCCTAAGCAGGCAACAGACGTCATGAGGTCCTGGTTATTTCAACATATTGTG CACCCATACCCCACAGAGGATGAAAAACGAGCAATTGCCAACCAGACCAACCTGACACTGTTGCAAGTCAATAATTG GTTCATAAATGCTCGTAGAAGAATACTACAGCCCATGCTTGATGCAACAAATCCAGACCTTCTGCCCAAAGCTAAGAAGGCCAAACCCCAGCATCGACCCACCCAGAGGTTCTGGCCTGACTCTCTCATCACGTCCATCCCACAACAGCAAGATCAACAGTTATCCACAGGGGAACAGgcaccag GTGACTTGTTGGATGCAGTTAGTACAGAGTCAGAACAAGTGGACAGTCTACAGAACAACCACTCAGTCACAAGTTCAACTGTCACAGAACAGAGCAATGTCCTCTCTCAG ATGCTGATAGGTCATGGGTCATCATCTCCATCCCTACAAGACATGGCGTCTAACGGGGAGGAGACGTTGTTGGAAAGGGAGTCTGGGTCTGACGGTCTGCCCTCGGGAGGCTTGAGTAGTCTGGACGTGGATAATGCCACTGCTCCAGATCTTTCTAACTAA